In Leptotrichia sp. oral taxon 215 str. W9775, one genomic interval encodes:
- a CDS encoding glycosyltransferase: MNDVSLVITSCGRFDLLERTLDSFFKYNTYPIKEVIITEDSTEGKKLEKLVSKYKDQNFKLIVNETRIGQIKSIDKAYKEVKTEYVFHCEDDWEFLRKGFIEKSMDMLKEDPKIAVVGLRSREDCSGIPISKENYKASNGEEYFEILEDVFTYNPGLRRKDVCDLFGSHEKLEGKLWEAELSKFYKDRGFKMISFVNPFVEHIGNKRHVHFSKRGKNSVLDFKIDRMVKKIRYTFLKLFGKVK; encoded by the coding sequence ATGAATGATGTCAGTTTAGTAATAACAAGTTGTGGAAGGTTTGATTTGCTGGAAAGAACTTTAGACAGTTTTTTCAAGTATAACACTTATCCAATAAAAGAAGTGATAATAACCGAAGACAGTACAGAAGGAAAAAAACTGGAAAAGCTGGTCTCAAAATATAAGGATCAGAATTTTAAATTAATAGTGAATGAAACGAGAATAGGACAGATAAAGTCCATTGACAAGGCTTATAAGGAAGTAAAGACAGAATATGTATTTCACTGTGAGGATGACTGGGAATTTTTAAGAAAAGGATTTATAGAAAAATCCATGGATATGCTTAAAGAAGACCCTAAAATAGCAGTAGTTGGTTTAAGATCCAGGGAAGACTGCTCGGGAATTCCTATTTCCAAGGAAAACTACAAGGCATCCAATGGAGAGGAATACTTTGAAATACTGGAAGATGTATTTACATATAATCCGGGACTTAGAAGAAAGGATGTGTGTGACCTGTTCGGTTCCCATGAAAAGCTAGAAGGGAAACTGTGGGAGGCGGAACTGTCAAAATTTTACAAGGACAGGGGATTTAAAATGATTTCCTTTGTAAATCCCTTTGTGGAACATATAGGAAATAAAAGACATGTCCACTTCAGCAAAAGGGGAAAAAATAGCGTTCTTGATTTTAAAATAGACAGAATGGTGAAAAAAATAAGATATACATTTTTAAAATTATTTGGAAAAGTAAAATAA
- a CDS encoding glycosyltransferase translates to MVITSCGRFDLLKRTLDSFFEKNTYPIKKIIITEDSTEGKKLENLISQYENKYNFCLIINETREGQLKSIDKAYNEVDTEYIFHCEDDWEFLKEGFIEKSMKLLKEDPKLLTVGLRSKKDFKEDFFMKEEYVSKDGERFYEVNEEIYTYNPGLRRKSDHDLFGSHEKLKDKLYEMELSKFYKDRNYRTIYFKEKYVEHIGDKRHVHFSRKGKNSILDFKIDRMVKKIRYTFLKLFGKVK, encoded by the coding sequence TTGGTAATAACAAGTTGCGGAAGATTCGACTTGCTTAAGAGGACTCTGGACAGTTTCTTTGAAAAAAACACTTATCCGATAAAAAAGATAATAATAACAGAAGACAGTACAGAAGGAAAGAAACTGGAAAATCTTATTTCTCAATATGAAAATAAATATAATTTCTGCCTGATAATAAACGAAACAAGGGAAGGTCAGCTGAAATCAATAGATAAGGCCTACAACGAAGTAGATACCGAATATATATTTCATTGTGAGGATGACTGGGAATTTTTGAAGGAAGGTTTCATAGAGAAATCAATGAAACTTCTTAAGGAAGACCCAAAACTGCTTACTGTGGGATTACGTAGCAAAAAGGACTTTAAGGAAGACTTTTTCATGAAGGAGGAGTATGTTTCAAAAGACGGAGAGAGATTTTATGAAGTAAATGAAGAAATCTATACATATAATCCGGGACTTAGAAGGAAATCTGACCATGATCTGTTTGGATCTCATGAAAAACTGAAGGATAAGCTTTATGAAATGGAGCTATCAAAATTTTATAAGGACAGAAATTACAGAACTATCTATTTTAAGGAAAAGTATGTGGAGCATATTGGAGACAAGAGACATGTACATTTCAGCAGAAAAGGAAAAAATAGTATCCTCGACTTTAAAATAGACAGAATGGTAAAAAAAATAAGATATACATTTTTAAAATTATTTGGAAAGGTAAAATAA
- a CDS encoding polysaccharide deacetylase family protein, whose translation MYLLLAGLAAVLIFLYFHYIYRKKSVACLMYHNVFNEKTEGIISEEEFEKHMEYIKDMKTYKMEELEEMNYILDEKSILVTFDDGYKNNYTKAFPILKKYNIKATIFLNTAYIGNDRDYLDWDEIKEMYESGLVDFQLHTHSHYPTIRKAEIKGFFEKTEGDFVKREYFSIFREGLSKKEKTEIKDFRDLDFTGLPVFKIRSQISIKGMKLKEGFMDKYRKIVNSEEFKEKSSKEQKIFLNKLFKEQKKEFFEEISDEEFEKRVEFEISENKRLIEEKLNKKAEFLSYPWGHAYKGNVEKIKKLGIKSFVMTSGNASGVKLNPEKIYRINGDRIKDYNLFEKKLKSVYNKG comes from the coding sequence ATGTACTTACTATTAGCAGGATTGGCTGCAGTTCTGATTTTTTTGTATTTTCATTATATATACAGGAAAAAATCAGTGGCCTGTCTTATGTATCATAATGTTTTCAATGAAAAAACTGAAGGAATAATATCAGAAGAAGAATTTGAAAAGCATATGGAATACATAAAAGACATGAAAACATATAAAATGGAAGAACTTGAAGAAATGAACTATATTCTTGATGAGAAAAGCATACTTGTCACTTTTGATGACGGATATAAAAATAACTATACTAAAGCTTTTCCAATCCTGAAGAAATACAATATAAAAGCTACAATTTTCCTCAATACAGCCTATATTGGAAATGACAGGGATTACCTGGACTGGGATGAAATAAAGGAAATGTATGAAAGCGGTCTTGTGGATTTTCAGCTTCATACACATTCCCATTATCCGACAATAAGAAAAGCTGAAATAAAAGGATTTTTTGAAAAGACGGAAGGGGATTTTGTAAAAAGGGAATATTTTTCTATTTTCAGGGAAGGCCTTTCAAAGAAGGAAAAGACTGAAATAAAGGATTTCAGGGATTTAGATTTTACAGGACTTCCTGTATTTAAAATAAGAAGCCAGATTTCCATAAAGGGTATGAAACTGAAGGAAGGATTTATGGATAAGTATAGGAAAATTGTAAATTCTGAAGAATTTAAAGAAAAATCTTCCAAAGAACAGAAAATATTTCTGAATAAACTGTTTAAGGAGCAGAAAAAGGAATTTTTTGAAGAAATTTCAGATGAGGAATTTGAAAAAAGAGTGGAGTTTGAAATAAGTGAAAATAAAAGGCTTATAGAGGAAAAATTAAATAAGAAAGCAGAATTTCTTTCATATCCATGGGGTCATGCCTATAAAGGAAATGTGGAGAAAATAAAAAAATTAGGAATAAAGTCCTTTGTGATGACTTCAGGAAATGCAAGTGGTGTAAAACTGAATCCTGAAAAAATTTACCGTATAAATGGCGACAGGATAAAGGACTATAATTTATTTGAAAAAAAATTGAAATCCGTGTACAATAAAGGATAG
- a CDS encoding ABC transporter ATP-binding protein: protein MKILKSEDFLMVKKLKKYIKKYYLLIVLNMLLALVSSAVSISPLGLIKRLVDAGILGSNEKDILYAAGGMICLAVIGAVLIYWNGVLSAVISSSIYKNITDDLYVKIQSLDMEYFSRTKVGELMVKVLNDPSNVNYLIIESFNMFSEAFKAIFCLAAAFYIDWKLTLGVLVVAPILIVTVKRYSKKLKMSGKARQEATGTLNSKLQETLSGIRVIKAFAMEKEEVRDFKKKSTELKKVALKSARYTSKSSAISEAINYIMVAMLLMFGGFRVLRGNHFTTGDFITIVGAISSMYTPVKRAMSRYNEISMNIPSIGRIFEILDVVPEIADAPDCVNFEEFRSDITFENVDFRYKDNDEKILKNINLVAKKGETVALVGNSGGGKSTLVNLIPRFFDVDAGMITIDGINVKNYKIKSLRKKIGIVPQETFLFGGTVLENIKYGNQKASAEEVIEAAKKANAHEFIEKLEQGYETEIGERGVKLSGGQKQRISIARAILENPQILILDEATSALDNESEQLVQDALEKLMKGKTTFVIAHRLSTIINSDKIVVIQQGEIKEVGSHEELLDKDGIYKSLYNKSFKN, encoded by the coding sequence ATGAAAATACTGAAAAGTGAAGATTTCTTAATGGTAAAGAAGCTGAAGAAATATATAAAGAAATACTATTTGCTAATAGTACTTAATATGCTTTTAGCACTAGTTTCATCTGCTGTTTCAATTTCACCTCTTGGTCTTATAAAGAGACTGGTGGATGCAGGAATTTTAGGAAGTAATGAAAAAGATATACTTTATGCGGCAGGAGGAATGATCTGCCTTGCGGTAATAGGAGCAGTTTTAATTTATTGGAATGGAGTTCTTTCAGCAGTTATATCATCATCAATTTATAAAAATATAACTGATGATTTATACGTTAAAATACAATCACTTGATATGGAATATTTTTCCAGAACTAAAGTAGGGGAGTTAATGGTAAAAGTCTTAAATGACCCAAGTAATGTAAATTATCTAATAATAGAAAGTTTTAACATGTTTTCAGAAGCATTTAAAGCAATTTTCTGTTTAGCTGCGGCTTTTTATATTGATTGGAAGCTGACACTTGGAGTTTTAGTTGTTGCACCTATTTTAATCGTTACAGTGAAAAGATATTCAAAAAAATTAAAGATGTCAGGAAAAGCAAGACAGGAAGCAACAGGTACGTTAAATTCAAAATTACAGGAAACATTGTCTGGAATAAGGGTAATAAAAGCTTTTGCAATGGAAAAAGAAGAAGTAAGGGATTTTAAGAAAAAAAGTACTGAATTAAAGAAAGTGGCATTGAAAAGTGCCAGATATACATCGAAATCAAGTGCAATTTCAGAAGCCATTAACTATATAATGGTAGCAATGCTTCTTATGTTTGGAGGATTCAGGGTTCTGAGGGGAAATCATTTTACTACAGGAGACTTTATAACTATAGTAGGAGCGATTTCTTCAATGTATACTCCAGTCAAGAGAGCTATGAGCAGATACAATGAAATAAGCATGAACATCCCTTCAATAGGAAGAATATTTGAAATTCTGGATGTTGTTCCTGAAATAGCGGATGCGCCTGACTGTGTTAATTTTGAAGAATTTAGAAGTGATATAACATTTGAAAATGTTGATTTCCGTTATAAAGATAATGATGAAAAGATTCTGAAAAATATAAATCTGGTTGCAAAAAAGGGAGAAACAGTTGCTCTTGTAGGAAATTCAGGTGGAGGAAAGTCCACTTTAGTAAATCTTATACCGAGATTTTTTGATGTTGATGCAGGAATGATAACAATAGACGGAATAAATGTAAAAAACTATAAAATAAAGAGCCTGCGTAAAAAAATAGGAATTGTTCCACAGGAAACATTCCTATTTGGAGGAACAGTACTTGAAAATATAAAATATGGAAACCAAAAGGCTTCTGCTGAGGAAGTTATAGAAGCCGCAAAAAAAGCCAATGCACATGAATTTATAGAAAAACTTGAACAGGGATATGAAACTGAAATTGGGGAAAGAGGAGTAAAACTGTCAGGTGGTCAGAAACAGAGAATATCAATAGCAAGAGCAATACTTGAAAATCCTCAGATACTTATTCTGGATGAGGCTACAAGTGCCCTTGATAATGAATCTGAACAGCTTGTTCAGGATGCACTAGAAAAACTTATGAAGGGAAAAACAACTTTTGTTATTGCACACAGACTTTCTACAATAATAAACAGTGACAAGATAGTTGTTATTCAGCAGGGGGAAATTAAGGAAGTGGGAAGCCACGAAGAGTTACTTGATAAAGATGGTATATACAAATCGTTATACAATAAAAGTTTTAAAAATTAA
- a CDS encoding FAD:protein FMN transferase encodes MSRNYKVQTRFLFHTNIKIKIPEEYYSETVFDELYGILEDVNEKYNSYSENSFIDRINKNSGNFVEVNEEMIEILERVVHFSDMMNGEYDITIMPLIKLWGFYKKSDIRIPEKKEIEETGKLIDYKKIVIDSERKRVKIDAGQEIITGSFIKSYAVDKLVKEMKRRGIDDVIINAGGSSIVAVNELEDDAWIVGVENPEKEKISEKSIEGYVTQILLDSYKEKNDEDLFDIKISDESYSTSNQGNTFVEIDNQKYGHILSPKTGYPGKNKQIGIVTKEAFTGDIISTGLYNQTPEKFFEILAKLNREIKVEGYMIDENGKIHYSEGFLKYVINE; translated from the coding sequence ATGAGTAGAAATTACAAAGTTCAGACCAGGTTTTTATTTCATACAAACATAAAAATAAAAATACCTGAAGAATATTATTCAGAAACAGTTTTTGATGAGCTGTATGGTATACTTGAAGATGTAAATGAAAAATACAATTCCTACTCTGAAAATTCTTTTATTGACAGGATAAATAAAAATAGCGGAAATTTTGTAGAAGTAAATGAAGAAATGATTGAAATTCTTGAAAGGGTTGTTCATTTTTCAGATATGATGAATGGTGAGTATGACATTACAATAATGCCGTTAATAAAACTTTGGGGCTTTTATAAGAAATCAGATATTAGAATACCTGAAAAGAAAGAAATTGAAGAAACAGGTAAACTGATTGATTATAAAAAAATAGTAATTGACAGTGAAAGAAAAAGGGTGAAAATAGATGCCGGCCAGGAAATCATAACCGGCTCTTTCATCAAATCCTATGCCGTAGATAAACTGGTAAAGGAAATGAAAAGAAGAGGAATAGATGATGTAATTATAAATGCAGGAGGAAGTAGCATAGTGGCAGTTAATGAACTGGAAGATGATGCATGGATAGTTGGCGTTGAAAATCCTGAAAAGGAAAAAATATCAGAAAAAAGCATAGAAGGTTATGTAACTCAGATATTATTAGACAGCTATAAAGAAAAAAATGATGAAGATTTATTTGATATAAAAATTTCAGACGAATCCTATTCCACTTCAAATCAGGGAAATACCTTTGTAGAAATAGACAATCAGAAATATGGACATATACTGAGCCCAAAAACAGGCTATCCAGGAAAAAATAAACAAATAGGAATAGTTACGAAGGAAGCTTTTACAGGAGATATAATTTCTACGGGACTTTATAACCAGACTCCTGAAAAGTTTTTTGAAATACTGGCTAAGCTGAACAGGGAAATAAAGGTAGAAGGATACATGATAGATGAAAATGGAAAAATTCATTATTCAGAAGGATTTTTAAAATACGTTATAAATGAATAA
- the rsxC gene encoding electron transport complex subunit RsxC yields MKNIISEKMKIESMKHVTKKIGLTTMKDPEFFYVPLSQHIGQVAKETVKVGDYIHRYEKIGEVSGKVSSMVHSPVSGKVTEIIEKPAANGKKVKTVVIKNDFKYKEIETEKRRIEEVGTFRRDEILEIIKEAGIVGEGGAQFPTYVKYDIGYKKIDTFIVNGAECEPYLTADYTIMSNYVEDLLGGIKIAEKLLRPREVVIGIEEKNIDIAEHIEVIIKQSRLFNVKIQVLPTAYPQGSELQLIRSVTGKEIKKSEIPGNHGIIVSNVGTVKSMYDAFTEGKPLVERVVTVSGEKVKTKGNYLLKVGTPLSHIIEQLNPEDNAKIVFGGPMMGEEVTETSTPVVKGTSGILFLSKDIDSVKRENCISCGYCVDVCPMGLMPMKFAESYRKEQYEKLVTVYHLDNCIECGACEYVCPSRVPLIKSIKEGKEKLRETGEMK; encoded by the coding sequence ATGAAAAATATAATAAGCGAAAAAATGAAAATCGAATCAATGAAACATGTTACTAAAAAAATAGGACTCACAACAATGAAGGATCCTGAGTTTTTTTATGTTCCGTTATCCCAACATATAGGACAGGTGGCGAAGGAAACAGTAAAAGTAGGTGATTATATACACCGTTACGAAAAAATAGGTGAAGTTTCCGGAAAAGTTTCTTCAATGGTACATTCACCTGTTTCCGGAAAAGTTACAGAAATCATAGAAAAGCCTGCTGCTAACGGAAAAAAAGTAAAAACGGTAGTAATAAAAAATGATTTTAAGTATAAGGAAATTGAAACTGAAAAAAGAAGAATAGAGGAAGTCGGAACATTCAGAAGGGATGAAATACTTGAAATTATAAAGGAAGCAGGTATTGTAGGAGAAGGAGGAGCCCAGTTTCCTACATATGTGAAATATGATATAGGATATAAAAAGATAGATACATTTATAGTAAACGGAGCTGAATGTGAGCCATACCTTACAGCAGACTACACAATAATGTCAAATTATGTGGAAGATTTGCTGGGAGGAATAAAAATTGCTGAAAAACTTCTAAGACCTAGGGAAGTTGTAATAGGTATAGAAGAGAAAAATATAGATATTGCAGAACATATTGAAGTTATTATTAAACAGAGCAGGCTGTTTAATGTAAAGATTCAGGTATTACCGACAGCATATCCTCAGGGAAGTGAGCTTCAGCTTATAAGAAGTGTTACAGGAAAGGAAATAAAGAAGAGTGAGATACCTGGAAATCATGGAATAATAGTAAGTAATGTCGGAACAGTAAAATCAATGTATGATGCCTTTACAGAAGGGAAACCTCTGGTTGAAAGAGTTGTAACTGTATCAGGGGAAAAAGTGAAAACAAAAGGAAACTATCTTTTAAAAGTAGGAACGCCTTTAAGTCATATAATAGAGCAGTTAAACCCTGAAGACAATGCAAAAATTGTATTTGGAGGACCGATGATGGGGGAAGAAGTTACTGAAACATCAACTCCTGTTGTAAAGGGAACATCAGGAATTTTATTTCTTTCTAAGGATATTGATTCAGTAAAGAGGGAAAACTGTATTTCATGCGGATATTGCGTAGATGTGTGTCCAATGGGACTGATGCCTATGAAATTTGCAGAAAGTTACAGAAAGGAACAGTATGAAAAACTTGTTACCGTATATCATCTGGATAACTGTATAGAATGCGGTGCTTGTGAG